A stretch of the Oceanicola sp. D3 genome encodes the following:
- the tig gene encoding trigger factor produces MQVTETLNEGLKRGYEITIPASELDAKVTGKLEEARPDVEMKGFRKGKVPMALLKKQFGPRLLGEAMQETIDGAMEKHFEESGDRPALQPEVKMTNEDWKEGDDVVVSMSYEALPEIPDVDLKGVKLEKLVVKADEAAVTEALEGLAEQAKSFETKKGAAKDGDQVLMDFLGKVDGEAFEGGAAEDFPLTLGSGQFIPGFEEQLVGVKAGDEKNVEVSFPEEYQAEHLAGKAAVFECKIKEVKKPAKAKLDDDLAKQFGAEDMEALKGQISERLEAEYAGASRAVMKRTLLDELDKLVDFELPPTLLEAEAGQIAHQLWHEENPEVEGHDHPEIETTEEHKTLAARRVRLGLLLAEMGRKNEIEVSDAEMTQAIMAQARQYPGQEREFFEFVKNNAQVQQQMRAPIFEDKVVDYIFELAEVSEKEVSKDELKDAVDKLEDE; encoded by the coding sequence ATGCAGGTCACCGAGACCCTGAACGAAGGGCTGAAACGCGGCTACGAAATCACCATTCCGGCCAGTGAGCTGGATGCAAAGGTGACCGGCAAGCTCGAAGAAGCCCGCCCCGACGTCGAGATGAAAGGCTTCCGCAAGGGCAAGGTGCCGATGGCCCTCCTGAAGAAGCAGTTTGGCCCGCGCCTTTTGGGCGAAGCCATGCAGGAAACCATCGACGGCGCGATGGAAAAGCACTTTGAAGAGAGCGGCGACCGCCCGGCGCTTCAGCCTGAAGTGAAAATGACCAATGAAGACTGGAAAGAAGGCGACGATGTTGTCGTTTCCATGTCTTACGAAGCGCTGCCCGAGATCCCCGATGTGGACCTCAAGGGCGTGAAGCTGGAGAAGCTCGTGGTCAAGGCCGATGAGGCCGCCGTGACCGAGGCGCTGGAAGGGCTGGCCGAGCAGGCCAAGTCGTTTGAGACCAAAAAGGGCGCGGCCAAGGACGGCGATCAGGTGCTGATGGACTTCCTCGGCAAGGTTGACGGCGAGGCCTTCGAGGGCGGCGCGGCAGAAGACTTTCCGCTGACGCTCGGCTCGGGCCAGTTCATCCCCGGCTTTGAAGAGCAGCTGGTGGGTGTGAAGGCTGGCGACGAGAAGAACGTGGAAGTGTCCTTCCCCGAGGAATACCAGGCCGAGCATCTGGCCGGTAAGGCTGCCGTGTTTGAGTGCAAGATCAAAGAAGTGAAGAAGCCTGCCAAGGCCAAGCTTGACGACGATCTGGCCAAGCAGTTCGGCGCTGAGGATATGGAAGCCCTGAAGGGCCAGATCAGCGAGCGGCTGGAAGCGGAGTACGCCGGGGCCTCGCGCGCGGTGATGAAGCGCACGCTGCTGGACGAGCTGGACAAGCTGGTGGACTTCGAGCTGCCGCCGACCCTGCTGGAGGCCGAGGCCGGGCAGATTGCGCATCAACTGTGGCACGAGGAAAACCCCGAGGTTGAGGGCCACGATCACCCCGAGATCGAGACCACCGAAGAGCACAAGACCCTCGCCGCCCGCCGGGTGCGCCTTGGCCTGCTGCTCGCCGAGATGGGCCGCAAGAACGAGATCGAAGTGTCTGACGCCGAGATGACTCAGGCGATCATGGCGCAGGCGCGTCAGTATCCCGGTCAGGAGCGCGAGTTCTTCGAGTTCGTGAAGAACAACGCGCAGGTGCAGCAGCAGATGCGTGCGCCGATCTTCGAAGACAAGGTTGTGGATTACATCTTTGAGCTGGCTGAGGTTTCCGAGAAGGAAGTTTCGAAGGACGAGCTGAAGGATGCGGTGGACAAGCTCGAAGACGAGTGA
- the rplI gene encoding 50S ribosomal protein L9 — translation MEIILLERVAKLGQMGEVVNVKEGYARNYLLPQGKALRANDDNIARFETEKAQLEARNLETKKEADSLAAKLDGQTFIVIRQASDSGSLYGSVTPRDAADAATAEGFSVDKRQIALAAPIKELGLHDVHIQLHPEVEATISLNVARSNEEAELQASGKSIQDLAAEEEAAAEFEISELFDDIGQAANEDFGDEPSPAAEAVEDTAGDDEENA, via the coding sequence ATGGAAATCATCCTGCTCGAACGCGTCGCCAAGCTCGGCCAAATGGGCGAAGTGGTGAACGTCAAAGAAGGCTACGCCCGCAACTACCTGCTCCCGCAGGGCAAAGCGCTGCGTGCCAACGACGACAACATCGCTCGTTTCGAAACCGAGAAGGCACAGCTTGAGGCCCGCAACCTCGAAACCAAGAAAGAGGCAGACAGCCTCGCCGCCAAGCTCGACGGCCAGACCTTCATCGTGATTCGTCAGGCCTCCGACTCCGGTTCGCTCTACGGCTCCGTCACCCCCCGTGACGCCGCCGATGCTGCAACCGCCGAGGGCTTCTCGGTCGACAAGCGCCAGATCGCGCTCGCCGCACCGATCAAGGAGCTGGGCCTGCACGACGTGCACATTCAGCTGCACCCAGAGGTCGAAGCCACGATCTCGCTCAACGTGGCCCGTTCCAACGAAGAGGCCGAGCTTCAGGCCTCCGGCAAATCCATTCAGGATCTCGCCGCCGAGGAAGAAGCCGCTGCCGAGTTCGAAATCTCCGAACTCTTCGACGACATCGGCCAAGCCGCCAACGAAGACTTTGGCGACGAGCCTTCCCCCGCTGCCGAAGCGGTTGAAGACACCGCCGGGGACGACGAAGAAAACGCCTGA
- a CDS encoding lytic transglycosylase domain-containing protein, whose amino-acid sequence MTTRRTALALIAALPLAACGSSDREPDTSRDNFNPPLYPQETPELRALINKYAEIHDIPRELIHRVCIRESTHNPRARNGPYYGLMQVLPQTARTMGFRGAPADLLDAETNLKYAGKYLKGAWIVSGGDIDEAIGWYARGYYYEAKRLGLLYETGLRS is encoded by the coding sequence ATGACGACTCGCCGCACAGCCCTCGCCCTCATCGCCGCCCTCCCGCTCGCCGCTTGTGGCAGTTCGGACCGAGAGCCGGACACCTCGCGTGACAATTTCAATCCGCCGCTCTACCCGCAAGAAACCCCCGAGCTGCGCGCGCTGATCAACAAATACGCCGAGATCCACGACATCCCTCGCGAGCTGATCCACCGGGTCTGCATCCGCGAAAGCACCCACAACCCCCGCGCCCGCAACGGCCCCTACTATGGCCTCATGCAGGTTCTGCCCCAGACCGCCCGCACCATGGGCTTTCGCGGCGCCCCTGCCGACCTGCTCGATGCAGAGACCAACCTCAAATACGCCGGGAAGTATCTCAAAGGCGCATGGATCGTGTCCGGTGGCGACATTGACGAGGCGATCGGCTGGTATGCCCGCGGATACTACTACGAGGCCAAGCGCCTCGGCCTACTCTACGAGACTGGCCTGCGCAGCTGA
- the rpsF gene encoding 30S ribosomal protein S6, protein MPLYEHVFISRQDLSGAQAEGLIEHFSSVLGDNGGKVVEHEYWGVKTMAYKINKNRKGHYAFLRTEAPAPAVQEMERLMRLHDDVMRVLTIKVDEHAEGPSVQMQKRDEREPRRERR, encoded by the coding sequence ATGCCGCTCTACGAGCATGTTTTCATTTCGCGCCAGGATCTGTCCGGCGCCCAGGCCGAGGGCCTGATCGAACACTTCTCCTCCGTTCTCGGTGACAATGGCGGCAAGGTCGTCGAACATGAGTACTGGGGCGTGAAGACCATGGCCTACAAGATCAACAAGAACCGCAAGGGGCACTACGCCTTCCTGCGCACCGAGGCCCCCGCGCCTGCCGTGCAGGAAATGGAGCGCCTGATGCGCCTGCACGACGACGTGATGCGCGTTCTGACCATCAAGGTCGATGAGCACGCCGAAGGCCCCTCCGTGCAGATGCAAAAGCGCGACGAGCGCGAACCGCGCCGCGAGCGCCGTTGA
- a CDS encoding bifunctional 2',3'-cyclic-nucleotide 2'-phosphodiesterase/3'-nucleotidase — MPLNLSRRSFLASTAAGGLIALHPFSLRAAAGQAHLRLMETTDLHVHVYPYDYYADREVDTVGLSRTASIVNEIRAEATNSLLLDNGDFLQGNPMGDYIAYERGMKEGDSHPVITAMNTVGIEASTLGNHEFNYGLEFLTKALAGSGFPVVCANITKPGSSETLLEPYVILEREITDGAGEAHPIKIGIIGFVPPQVMNWDRKHLEGNVEAKDIVATARALVPEMKEKGADIVIALSHSGIGAADEADMMENASVPLAAVEGIDAILTGHSHLVFPSSTYADFAAVDAEAGTIHGKPAAMAGFWGSHLGLIDLMLEKDGSSWRVTGHSSEARPISKREEDRSITALVEDDPAVLEAVKADHEATLAYVRRAVGTTAVPLHSYFALVADDPSVQIVSNAQTWYIEQMMQGTEWEGLPILSAAAPFKAGGRGGPEYYTDVAPGAVAIKNVADLYLYPNTVRAVLIDGAMVKDWLERSAGMFNQIEPGAQDATLLNPDFPSYNFDIMDGVTYQIDLSEPSKYGPKGELENPDANRIRNLQFNGQPIDPAQKFVVATNNYRASGGGSFPGADGSTVIFEGPDTNRDVIVRYIVDKGEIAPAADANWTFAPLENTTVLFETGPKAADYAASVEGVTIEPAGDGADGFAAFRITL; from the coding sequence ATGCCCCTCAATCTCTCGCGCCGTAGCTTCCTCGCCTCAACCGCCGCCGGGGGCCTCATCGCCCTCCACCCCTTCTCGCTGCGCGCCGCTGCCGGTCAGGCCCACCTCCGCCTGATGGAAACCACAGACCTGCACGTCCACGTCTACCCCTACGATTATTACGCCGACCGCGAGGTCGATACCGTGGGCCTGTCGCGCACCGCCTCCATCGTCAACGAAATCCGCGCCGAGGCCACCAACTCCCTCCTGCTCGACAATGGCGACTTCCTGCAAGGCAACCCGATGGGCGATTACATCGCCTACGAGCGCGGCATGAAGGAGGGCGATAGCCACCCCGTCATCACCGCCATGAACACCGTCGGCATCGAGGCCTCCACGCTCGGCAATCACGAGTTCAACTACGGCCTCGAGTTCCTCACCAAGGCCCTCGCCGGTTCCGGCTTCCCGGTCGTCTGCGCCAACATCACCAAGCCCGGCAGCTCCGAGACCCTGCTCGAGCCCTACGTGATCCTTGAGCGCGAAATCACCGATGGCGCAGGCGAGGCCCACCCGATCAAGATCGGCATCATCGGCTTCGTCCCGCCCCAGGTGATGAACTGGGATCGCAAGCACCTCGAAGGCAACGTCGAAGCCAAGGATATCGTCGCCACCGCCCGCGCCCTCGTCCCCGAGATGAAAGAGAAAGGCGCCGATATCGTCATCGCCCTCTCCCACTCCGGCATCGGCGCGGCGGATGAGGCCGACATGATGGAAAACGCCTCCGTGCCGCTGGCCGCCGTCGAGGGCATCGACGCAATCCTCACCGGCCACAGCCACCTCGTCTTCCCCTCCTCCACCTACGCCGATTTTGCCGCGGTCGATGCCGAGGCCGGCACCATCCACGGCAAGCCCGCCGCCATGGCCGGCTTCTGGGGCAGCCACCTCGGCCTGATCGACCTGATGCTGGAGAAAGACGGCAGCAGCTGGCGCGTTACGGGCCACAGCTCCGAGGCCCGGCCAATCTCCAAGCGCGAGGAAGACCGTTCGATCACCGCGCTGGTCGAGGATGATCCTGCCGTGCTCGAAGCCGTCAAAGCAGACCACGAAGCCACGCTCGCATACGTCCGCCGCGCCGTCGGCACCACCGCCGTGCCGCTCCACAGCTACTTCGCGCTGGTGGCCGATGATCCCTCGGTCCAGATCGTGAGCAATGCCCAGACCTGGTACATCGAGCAGATGATGCAGGGCACCGAATGGGAAGGCCTGCCCATCCTCTCCGCCGCCGCCCCCTTCAAGGCCGGTGGCCGGGGCGGACCGGAGTATTACACCGATGTCGCCCCCGGTGCCGTCGCCATCAAAAACGTGGCCGACCTCTACCTCTACCCCAACACCGTCCGCGCCGTACTGATCGACGGCGCAATGGTGAAGGACTGGCTCGAGCGCTCCGCAGGCATGTTCAACCAGATCGAACCCGGCGCGCAGGACGCCACCCTGCTCAACCCCGATTTCCCGAGCTACAACTTCGACATCATGGATGGCGTCACCTACCAGATCGACCTCTCCGAGCCGTCGAAATACGGCCCCAAGGGCGAGCTGGAAAACCCCGATGCCAACCGCATCAGGAACCTCCAGTTCAACGGCCAGCCCATTGATCCGGCGCAAAAATTCGTCGTCGCCACCAACAACTACCGCGCCTCCGGCGGCGGCAGCTTCCCCGGTGCCGATGGCTCCACCGTGATCTTCGAAGGCCCCGACACCAACCGCGACGTGATCGTGCGCTACATCGTCGACAAGGGAGAGATCGCCCCCGCCGCCGACGCCAACTGGACCTTCGCACCGCTGGAAAACACCACCGTCCTGTTCGAGACCGGCCCCAAAGCCGCTGACTACGCCGCCTCCGTCGAGGGCGTCACCATCGAACCCGCAGGCGATGGCGCAGACGGTTTCGCCGCCTTCCGCATCACCCTCTAA
- a CDS encoding cytochrome b/b6 domain-containing protein: MSLANTQTRYGTVAKSFHWLTVLLILTLWPLGWFANWWPYDTQAAFDTKWLLFSLHKTFGVILFAVAILRVIWALTQTHPRLLNGENRVESLAAEVVHWVLYGSIIALPVTGWIEHAASTGYAPILWPFGQGLPFIPKDVDLAVAFAHMHVALTWVILGAVGLHVAGALKHALIDRDGIMSRMWFTKKAPPTPPATKGHGPAPAVIATGALAIALAFPFIAGEEAAATTETSAEAAESAEAPAQTARTTEPTGEAPVWTVESGTIGLTIQQMGQAVSGTFPEFTAAISYNPEATGPTKGEASLEINIATLVLGSVAAQAQGPDYFDSAEHPTATYSGPIIAGEDGNLRLDGTLSIKGHSAEVPLPFTLTIDGNTATASGTTTVDRRTFHIGDSMTDEGSLAFPVEISIEITATR, translated from the coding sequence ATGTCGCTCGCCAATACCCAAACCCGCTATGGCACTGTCGCCAAGTCCTTTCACTGGCTCACCGTGCTGCTCATTCTCACCCTCTGGCCGCTCGGATGGTTCGCCAATTGGTGGCCCTATGATACCCAGGCTGCCTTCGACACCAAGTGGCTCCTGTTCTCGCTGCACAAAACCTTCGGCGTGATCCTCTTCGCTGTCGCCATCCTGCGTGTGATCTGGGCCCTCACCCAAACCCACCCCCGCCTGCTCAACGGCGAAAACCGGGTGGAGAGCCTCGCCGCAGAGGTTGTTCACTGGGTGCTCTACGGCTCCATCATCGCCCTGCCCGTCACCGGCTGGATCGAGCACGCCGCCTCCACCGGCTACGCCCCCATTCTCTGGCCCTTCGGCCAAGGCCTGCCGTTCATTCCCAAAGACGTCGACCTTGCGGTGGCCTTCGCCCATATGCACGTTGCCCTCACCTGGGTCATCCTCGGCGCTGTCGGGCTCCACGTCGCAGGCGCGCTAAAGCACGCGCTGATAGATCGGGACGGCATCATGTCTCGCATGTGGTTCACCAAGAAAGCACCGCCAACACCGCCCGCCACCAAAGGCCACGGACCCGCCCCGGCGGTCATCGCCACCGGCGCCTTGGCCATCGCCCTCGCCTTCCCCTTCATCGCAGGCGAAGAGGCCGCCGCCACCACGGAAACCTCCGCCGAGGCTGCCGAAAGCGCCGAGGCACCTGCTCAAACGGCGCGAACCACCGAGCCCACCGGTGAAGCCCCGGTCTGGACGGTCGAAAGCGGCACCATCGGCCTGACCATCCAGCAAATGGGCCAAGCCGTCAGCGGCACCTTCCCTGAGTTCACAGCCGCCATCAGCTACAACCCCGAAGCCACCGGCCCCACCAAGGGCGAGGCCTCCCTCGAGATAAACATCGCCACGCTCGTCCTCGGGTCCGTCGCGGCGCAGGCCCAAGGTCCGGACTATTTCGACAGCGCCGAGCACCCCACGGCCACCTACAGCGGCCCGATCATCGCAGGCGAAGATGGCAACCTGCGCCTTGACGGCACGCTCTCGATCAAGGGCCACAGCGCCGAGGTGCCGCTCCCCTTCACCCTCACCATCGACGGCAACACAGCCACCGCCTCCGGCACCACCACCGTCGATCGCCGCACCTTCCACATCGGTGACAGCATGACAGACGAAGGCTCCCTCGCCTTCCCGGTCGAGATCTCCATCGAGATCACCGCCACCCGGTAA
- a CDS encoding YceI family protein, translated as MKSHFLGAAIAIAATPVFAEAEKYALDASHSQIVFSYDHFGFSTTTSMFSGFDGEIMWDKEDPAASSVTVTFPEASLITGWDERTQHLMGGDFFGADEGEDVSFASTSIEVTGDDTALITGDLTINGVTKEVVLDAKLNGQTDSHPMAGVPWAGFSATTTLTRSDFNLGAFAPMVSDEVAVEISVEAGKAE; from the coding sequence TTGAAATCCCACTTCCTTGGCGCTGCAATCGCCATTGCCGCCACCCCTGTTTTTGCTGAAGCAGAGAAATACGCGCTGGACGCCAGCCACAGCCAGATCGTCTTCAGCTACGATCACTTCGGCTTTTCCACCACCACCTCGATGTTCTCCGGCTTTGACGGTGAGATCATGTGGGACAAGGAAGACCCGGCAGCCTCCAGCGTGACCGTGACCTTCCCCGAAGCCAGCCTCATCACCGGCTGGGACGAGCGCACGCAGCACCTGATGGGCGGCGACTTCTTTGGGGCCGATGAGGGCGAAGATGTGAGCTTTGCCTCCACCTCGATCGAAGTGACCGGCGATGACACTGCGCTGATCACCGGCGATCTGACGATCAACGGCGTGACCAAGGAAGTGGTGCTGGATGCCAAGCTGAACGGTCAGACCGACAGCCACCCGATGGCCGGTGTGCCTTGGGCCGGTTTCAGCGCCACCACCACGCTGACCCGCAGCGACTTCAACCTTGGTGCCTTCGCGCCGATGGTGAGCGACGAGGTTGCGGTGGAGATTTCGGTGGAAGCCGGCAAGGCCGAGTAA
- the rsgA gene encoding ribosome small subunit-dependent GTPase A yields MLQGLGWRNFFAQQTDADEMAETPPVRVTQVHRNGLHVVGDGIDELVPPGPEATVGDWLMLNREAPAQSRVLERTSLIKRRAAGLERQVQMIAANLDTAFIVTSCNQDFNIARLERYIALAMEAEVAPVIVLTKPDIADDPERFAEEARTISDRVPVVVVNAKGEAVAEALAAWCRPGQTVAFMGSSGVGKSTLTNALSQGEAIETQAIREGDARGRHTTTRRQLHFVPSGCAVLDTPGMRELQMTDAETGIGDLFSDLRDLGEACKFRDCAHETEPGCAVLAALERGEIDAARIKRWKKLVAEERFNSESLSERRMRDKSFGKMVRKVVKNSRKK; encoded by the coding sequence GTGCTACAGGGCCTCGGGTGGCGCAACTTCTTTGCCCAGCAGACTGATGCCGATGAGATGGCGGAGACCCCGCCGGTGCGGGTGACGCAGGTGCATCGCAACGGGCTGCATGTGGTGGGAGATGGCATCGACGAGCTGGTGCCGCCGGGGCCGGAAGCGACGGTGGGCGACTGGCTGATGCTGAACCGTGAGGCCCCGGCGCAGAGCCGGGTGCTGGAGCGGACCAGCCTGATCAAGCGGCGGGCGGCGGGGCTGGAGCGGCAGGTGCAGATGATTGCGGCCAATCTCGATACGGCCTTTATCGTCACCTCCTGCAATCAGGATTTCAACATCGCGCGGCTGGAGCGCTACATCGCGCTGGCGATGGAGGCGGAGGTTGCGCCGGTGATCGTGCTGACCAAGCCCGACATCGCGGATGATCCGGAGCGCTTTGCCGAGGAGGCGCGGACGATTTCTGACCGGGTGCCGGTGGTGGTGGTGAACGCCAAGGGCGAGGCCGTGGCGGAGGCGCTGGCGGCGTGGTGCAGGCCGGGGCAGACGGTGGCCTTCATGGGCTCGTCCGGGGTTGGCAAATCGACCCTGACCAACGCACTTTCGCAGGGCGAGGCGATTGAGACGCAGGCGATCCGCGAGGGGGATGCGCGGGGGCGGCACACGACCACGCGGCGGCAATTGCATTTTGTGCCTAGCGGCTGCGCGGTGCTGGACACGCCGGGGATGCGCGAGTTGCAGATGACGGATGCGGAGACGGGGATTGGCGATCTGTTCTCGGACCTGCGCGACTTGGGCGAGGCCTGCAAGTTTCGCGATTGCGCCCATGAGACGGAGCCGGGCTGCGCGGTGCTGGCGGCGCTTGAGCGCGGCGAGATTGACGCGGCGCGGATCAAGCGGTGGAAGAAGCTGGTGGCGGAAGAGCGGTTCAACTCCGAGAGCCTTTCGGAGCGGCGGATGCGCGACAAGAGCTTTGGCAAGATGGTGCGCAAGGTGGTGAAGAACAGCCGCAAGAAGTAG
- a CDS encoding alkaline phosphatase yields MPKLHSLSRRNVLIGGSALATTLAMPAISRAQSRPVFTHGVQSGDVDASSGMIWTRTDRPAKVMMEVATTESFSNARQLAPMNALPGSDMAIKRLVEGLPSDQDIFYRFTAMDLNDVNATSEPLVGRFRTAPGSRRSVKFAWSGDTAGQGWGINEDGMACYSTMASHQPDFFLHSGDTIYADGPLEDEVTDESGAVIWRNTVNTDAKRKVAETLDEYRGQWLYNMMDEHVLAMNAEVPTFFQWDDHEVINNWSSSRSIMEDERYSEKNIHVLAARAAQAFHEMAPIRYTPAEPGRVYRKISYGPMLDIFFLDLRSYRGPNTDNMQDELTDESRILGAEQMAWLKRELTNSRATWKVIASDMPIGLVVGGGAEAVANGDNGTAKGRELEIANLLRFIKAAEVKNTVWLTADVHYTAAHHYSPDRAQFQDFAPFWEFVSGPIHAGTFGPNDLDMTFGPEVRYVKAPEAGQVNLPPSAGLQFFGLVEIDGATEQLTVRLMDRANTELWATTLDPEHV; encoded by the coding sequence ATGCCCAAGCTTCATTCCCTTTCCCGCCGCAACGTCCTGATCGGGGGCTCCGCCCTCGCCACCACCCTCGCCATGCCCGCGATCTCGCGCGCCCAGAGCCGCCCCGTGTTCACCCACGGCGTACAGTCGGGCGATGTCGATGCGTCGTCGGGCATGATCTGGACCCGCACCGACCGCCCCGCCAAGGTGATGATGGAAGTCGCCACCACCGAGAGCTTCTCCAACGCCCGTCAACTCGCCCCGATGAACGCCCTGCCCGGCTCCGACATGGCGATCAAGCGGCTGGTCGAGGGGCTGCCCTCCGATCAAGACATCTTCTACCGCTTCACCGCGATGGACCTGAACGACGTAAACGCCACCTCCGAGCCGCTGGTGGGCCGCTTCCGCACCGCCCCCGGCTCGCGCCGCTCGGTCAAGTTCGCATGGTCCGGCGACACCGCCGGTCAGGGCTGGGGCATCAACGAAGACGGCATGGCCTGCTACAGCACCATGGCCTCCCACCAGCCCGATTTCTTCCTGCACTCGGGCGACACCATCTACGCTGACGGCCCGCTGGAAGATGAAGTCACCGATGAGAGCGGCGCCGTGATCTGGCGCAACACGGTCAACACCGACGCCAAGCGCAAGGTCGCCGAAACTCTCGATGAATATCGCGGCCAGTGGCTCTACAACATGATGGACGAGCACGTGCTGGCGATGAACGCCGAAGTGCCCACCTTCTTCCAGTGGGATGATCACGAGGTCATCAACAACTGGTCCTCCTCCCGCTCGATCATGGAAGACGAGCGCTATTCGGAGAAAAACATCCACGTCCTCGCCGCTCGCGCTGCTCAGGCCTTCCACGAGATGGCGCCGATCCGCTACACGCCCGCCGAGCCGGGCCGCGTTTATCGCAAAATCAGCTACGGCCCGATGCTCGACATCTTCTTCCTCGACTTGCGCAGCTATCGCGGCCCCAACACCGACAACATGCAGGATGAGCTGACGGATGAAAGCCGCATCCTCGGGGCCGAGCAAATGGCATGGCTCAAGCGCGAGCTGACCAACAGCCGCGCGACATGGAAGGTCATCGCCTCCGACATGCCCATCGGCCTCGTCGTCGGCGGCGGCGCGGAGGCGGTCGCCAATGGAGATAACGGCACCGCCAAGGGCCGCGAGCTGGAGATCGCCAATCTTCTGCGGTTCATCAAGGCGGCGGAGGTCAAAAACACCGTCTGGCTCACCGCCGATGTCCACTACACCGCCGCCCACCACTACAGCCCCGATCGCGCCCAGTTTCAGGATTTCGCACCCTTCTGGGAGTTCGTCTCCGGCCCGATCCACGCCGGCACCTTCGGCCCCAACGATCTCGATATGACTTTCGGCCCCGAGGTCCGCTACGTGAAGGCGCCCGAGGCCGGGCAGGTCAACCTGCCCCCCTCCGCCGGGCTGCAATTCTTCGGTCTGGTCGAGATCGACGGCGCGACCGAGCAGCTCACCGTGCGCCTGATGGACCGTGCCAATACCGAGCTCTGGGCCACCACGCTCGACCCCGAGCACGTTTAA
- the rpsR gene encoding 30S ribosomal protein S18 produces the protein MATKPFFRRRKVCPFSGENAPAIDYKDTRLLQRYISERGKIVPSRITAVSAKKQRELARAIKRARFLALLPYAVK, from the coding sequence ATGGCTACCAAACCGTTTTTCCGCCGTCGCAAGGTCTGCCCGTTCTCCGGTGAGAACGCGCCCGCCATCGACTACAAGGACACCCGTCTGCTTCAGCGCTACATCTCTGAGCGTGGCAAGATCGTGCCCTCCCGCATCACCGCAGTCTCGGCCAAGAAGCAGCGTGAACTCGCTCGCGCCATCAAGCGCGCCCGCTTCCTCGCCCTGCTGCCCTACGCCGTTAAGTAA